The genome window CAAGCTTAATCGAAAATATCGACACATTAGACTTACTATTAAAGAAGACGGTCACAATGCCTGACACCATCAACAGCAATGGAATTGCAATCAGACAGGTCGTAAGTAAAACAATGACTTTGGATGGATACAGAAAGTTAATTGGGAAAAGAACTAGCCCGGTGGTGAGTAAGGCATGAAAAACAGTGGCCGAATGATCAACATAGGGAAACCCTCTACCACTTAACACCGGAAGCACCTGAGTAAGCGCCCCACACATAATCATCAAGATGAAGCCCAAGGTGAACACATGCGTAAGCGCGATAAGATCAGGCTGCCAACGACTTAACCAGATATTGGGAAGGCATAATACAATAGCGCCCAAAGTGCTAAACACGGGGGCGGTAATAAAAAATCGCATCGGCGTCTGGAACGAAGGAATATTGTCAAAAGACAATCCGGAAAGATTCATAATTTAAGAGCCCCTCACATTACTTGCTTGGTTCACGTTGTCTGGACTGCCAAATATGTATCTGGTATCGCGCCTCTGTTTGTTGAATGGTTTTGAAATCAAAGCCAAGAGAAGCCAATTTTTGATAGAGCGGAAATGGTTCCCGTCGATGATGAACACACAGCACTTCGCCTGGGCTTAGTTTTGGTAATGCCTCTAATATACAGACCATAGGTTCTGGCGGTTCAAGCTCACTCACATCCAGATGAATTGTTTTTAAACCACCAATATCCGTAGCTTGATCAAGCGTTAGATCATTACTAATAGCTGAATCAAGCACACGCAGCAGACTTCATATCTGCAATCACGGCTTCCGCCTGGATAAGAGCACGATCAACCATCGGATAAAGCATCTGCTCTTCTTTCATGTTGTGCTGCTGAATAAATACCATTAATGAAT of Litoribrevibacter albus contains these proteins:
- a CDS encoding DUF2249 domain-containing protein; the protein is MLDSAISNDLTLDQATDIGGLKTIHLDVSELEPPEPMVCILEALPKLSPGEVLCVHHRREPFPLYQKLASLGFDFKTIQQTEARYQIHIWQSRQREPSK